In Felis catus isolate Fca126 chromosome A3, F.catus_Fca126_mat1.0, whole genome shotgun sequence, a single genomic region encodes these proteins:
- the SPAG4 gene encoding sperm-associated antigen 4 protein isoform X6, producing the protein MRWKPTAEACASEPQRADRLWRGNRLLLRVLSVLLSLVGDVLVIVYREVCSIRFLLTALSLLSLFLAGEGVANPLGPPPWMFWSQTRHIFSCIPQHPEHLQLLTVPFRAPSRLFSPHCPFMPRKPSPLAPPETIPLSPALWWGLLYLVPPLENEPKEMLTLSEYHERVRSQGQQLQQLQAQLDKLHKEVSSVRAANSERVAKLVFQRLNEDFVRKPDYALSSVGASIDLEKTSHDYEDANTAYFWNRFSFWNYARPPTVILEPDVFPGNCWAFEGDQGQVVIRLPGRVQLSDITLQHPPPSVAHTGGANSAPRDFAVYGLQVDDETEVFLGKFTFDVEKSEIQTFHLQNDPPTAFPKVKIQILSNWGHPRFTCLYRVRAHGMRTSEGAGDSATGEPH; encoded by the exons ATGCGCTGGAAGCCCACGGCAGAAGCCTGCGCCTCGGAGCCACAAAGGGCCGACCGCCTGTGGCGCGGCAACC gcctGCTGCTTCGGGTGCTGAGCGTGTTGTTGTCCCTGGTAGGAGACGTGCTGGTCATTGTGTACAG GGAGGTCTGTTCCATCCGCTTCCTGCTCACGGCCCTGTCACTGCTGAGCCTCTTTCTAGCAGGTGAGGGGGTGGCGAATCCCCTGGGACCCCCGCCCTGGATGTTTTGGAGCCAAACCCGGCACATTTTCTCCTGTATCCCTCAGCACCCTGAGCACCTTCAACTGCTCACGGTCCCCTTCAGAGCCCCCTCAAGGCTTTTCTCTCCTCACTGTCCCTTTATGCCAAGGAAACCCTCTCCCTTGGCTCCCCCTGAGACTATCCCTCTTTCCCCAGCACTCTGGTGGGGTCTGCTGTATCTGGTCCCTCCTTTGGAGAAT GAACCTAAGGAGATGCTGACTCTAAg CGAGTACCACGAGCGCGTGCGCTCCCAGgggcagcagctgcagcagctcCAGGCCCAGCTGGATAAACTACACAAGGAGGTGTCCAGCGTTCGCGCAGCCAACAGCGAG AGAGTGGCCAAGCTCGTATTCCAGAGGTTGAATGAAGACTTTGTGAGGAAACCTGACTATGCGCTGAGCTCTGTGG GGGCCTCCATCGACCTAGAGAAGACATCACACGACTATGAGGATGCGAACACTGCCTACTTCTGGAATCGCTTCAGCTTCTGGAACTACGCTCGGCCGCCAACAGTTATCCTGGAG CCAGATGTGTTCCCTGGGAATTGCTGGGCTTTTGAGGGCGACCAGGGTCAGGTGGTAATCCGGCTACCGGGTCGCGTGCAACTGAGCGACATCACCCTGCAGCACCCACCGCCCAGTGTGGCACACACCGGGGGAGCCAACAGCGCCCCCCGCGACTTCGCAGTCTAT GGCCTCCAGGTTGATGATGAGACTGAAGTTTTCTTGGGGAAATTCACCTtcgatgtggagaaatcagagaTTCAGACTTTCCACCTACAG AATGACCCCCCAACTGCCTTTCCCAAGGTGAAGATCCAGATTCTAAGCAACTGGGGCCACCCCCGTTTCACATGCTTGTATCGAGTCCGAGCCCATGGCATGCGAACTTcagagggagcaggggacagTGCCACGGGGGAACCCCATTAA
- the SPAG4 gene encoding sperm-associated antigen 4 protein isoform X5 — MRWKPTAEACASEPQRADRLWRGNQPAGSPVVSEEQFDLLPTLDLRQEMPPPRVSKSFLSLLLRVLSVLLSLVGDVLVIVYREVCSIRFLLTALSLLSLFLAGEGVANPLGPPPWMFWSQTRHIFSCIPQHPEHLQLLTVPFRAPSRLFSPHCPFMPRKPSPLAPPETIPLSPALWWGLLYLVPPLENEPKEMLTLSEYHERVRSQGQQLQQLQAQLDKLHKEVSSVRAANSERVAKLVFQRLNEDFVRKPDYALSSVGASIDLEKTSHDYEDANTAYFWNRFSFWNYARPPTVILEPDVFPGNCWAFEGDQGQVVIRLPGRVQLSDITLQHPPPSVAHTGGANSAPRDFAVYGLQVDDETEVFLGKFTFDVEKSEIQTFHLQNDPPTAFPKVKIQILSNWGHPRFTCLYRVRAHGMRTSEGAGDSATGEPH, encoded by the exons ATGCGCTGGAAGCCCACGGCAGAAGCCTGCGCCTCGGAGCCACAAAGGGCCGACCGCCTGTGGCGCGGCAACC AACCGGCTGGCTCTCCCGTAGTCTCTGAGGAGCAGTTCGACCTTCTCCCGACCCTGGATCTGAGGCAGGAGATGCCTCCACCGCGCGTGTCCAAGAGCTTCTTGA gcctGCTGCTTCGGGTGCTGAGCGTGTTGTTGTCCCTGGTAGGAGACGTGCTGGTCATTGTGTACAG GGAGGTCTGTTCCATCCGCTTCCTGCTCACGGCCCTGTCACTGCTGAGCCTCTTTCTAGCAGGTGAGGGGGTGGCGAATCCCCTGGGACCCCCGCCCTGGATGTTTTGGAGCCAAACCCGGCACATTTTCTCCTGTATCCCTCAGCACCCTGAGCACCTTCAACTGCTCACGGTCCCCTTCAGAGCCCCCTCAAGGCTTTTCTCTCCTCACTGTCCCTTTATGCCAAGGAAACCCTCTCCCTTGGCTCCCCCTGAGACTATCCCTCTTTCCCCAGCACTCTGGTGGGGTCTGCTGTATCTGGTCCCTCCTTTGGAGAAT GAACCTAAGGAGATGCTGACTCTAAg CGAGTACCACGAGCGCGTGCGCTCCCAGgggcagcagctgcagcagctcCAGGCCCAGCTGGATAAACTACACAAGGAGGTGTCCAGCGTTCGCGCAGCCAACAGCGAG AGAGTGGCCAAGCTCGTATTCCAGAGGTTGAATGAAGACTTTGTGAGGAAACCTGACTATGCGCTGAGCTCTGTGG GGGCCTCCATCGACCTAGAGAAGACATCACACGACTATGAGGATGCGAACACTGCCTACTTCTGGAATCGCTTCAGCTTCTGGAACTACGCTCGGCCGCCAACAGTTATCCTGGAG CCAGATGTGTTCCCTGGGAATTGCTGGGCTTTTGAGGGCGACCAGGGTCAGGTGGTAATCCGGCTACCGGGTCGCGTGCAACTGAGCGACATCACCCTGCAGCACCCACCGCCCAGTGTGGCACACACCGGGGGAGCCAACAGCGCCCCCCGCGACTTCGCAGTCTAT GGCCTCCAGGTTGATGATGAGACTGAAGTTTTCTTGGGGAAATTCACCTtcgatgtggagaaatcagagaTTCAGACTTTCCACCTACAG AATGACCCCCCAACTGCCTTTCCCAAGGTGAAGATCCAGATTCTAAGCAACTGGGGCCACCCCCGTTTCACATGCTTGTATCGAGTCCGAGCCCATGGCATGCGAACTTcagagggagcaggggacagTGCCACGGGGGAACCCCATTAA
- the SPAG4 gene encoding sperm-associated antigen 4 protein isoform X7, translating into MRWKPTAEACASEPQRADRLWRGNQPAGSPVVSEEQFDLLPTLDLRQEMPPPRVSKSFLSLLLRVLSVLLSLVGDVLVIVYREVCSIRFLLTALSLLSLFLAALWWGLLYLVPPLENEPKEMLTLSEYHERVRSQGQQLQQLQAQLDKLHKEVSSVRAANSERVAKLVFQRLNEDFVRKPDYALSSVGASIDLEKTSHDYEDANTAYFWNRFSFWNYARPPTVILEPDVFPGNCWAFEGDQGQVVIRLPGRVQLSDITLQHPPPSVAHTGGANSAPRDFAVYGLQVDDETEVFLGKFTFDVEKSEIQTFHLQNDPPTAFPKVKIQILSNWGHPRFTCLYRVRAHGMRTSEGAGDSATGEPH; encoded by the exons ATGCGCTGGAAGCCCACGGCAGAAGCCTGCGCCTCGGAGCCACAAAGGGCCGACCGCCTGTGGCGCGGCAACC AACCGGCTGGCTCTCCCGTAGTCTCTGAGGAGCAGTTCGACCTTCTCCCGACCCTGGATCTGAGGCAGGAGATGCCTCCACCGCGCGTGTCCAAGAGCTTCTTGA gcctGCTGCTTCGGGTGCTGAGCGTGTTGTTGTCCCTGGTAGGAGACGTGCTGGTCATTGTGTACAG GGAGGTCTGTTCCATCCGCTTCCTGCTCACGGCCCTGTCACTGCTGAGCCTCTTTCTAGCAG CACTCTGGTGGGGTCTGCTGTATCTGGTCCCTCCTTTGGAGAAT GAACCTAAGGAGATGCTGACTCTAAg CGAGTACCACGAGCGCGTGCGCTCCCAGgggcagcagctgcagcagctcCAGGCCCAGCTGGATAAACTACACAAGGAGGTGTCCAGCGTTCGCGCAGCCAACAGCGAG AGAGTGGCCAAGCTCGTATTCCAGAGGTTGAATGAAGACTTTGTGAGGAAACCTGACTATGCGCTGAGCTCTGTGG GGGCCTCCATCGACCTAGAGAAGACATCACACGACTATGAGGATGCGAACACTGCCTACTTCTGGAATCGCTTCAGCTTCTGGAACTACGCTCGGCCGCCAACAGTTATCCTGGAG CCAGATGTGTTCCCTGGGAATTGCTGGGCTTTTGAGGGCGACCAGGGTCAGGTGGTAATCCGGCTACCGGGTCGCGTGCAACTGAGCGACATCACCCTGCAGCACCCACCGCCCAGTGTGGCACACACCGGGGGAGCCAACAGCGCCCCCCGCGACTTCGCAGTCTAT GGCCTCCAGGTTGATGATGAGACTGAAGTTTTCTTGGGGAAATTCACCTtcgatgtggagaaatcagagaTTCAGACTTTCCACCTACAG AATGACCCCCCAACTGCCTTTCCCAAGGTGAAGATCCAGATTCTAAGCAACTGGGGCCACCCCCGTTTCACATGCTTGTATCGAGTCCGAGCCCATGGCATGCGAACTTcagagggagcaggggacagTGCCACGGGGGAACCCCATTAA
- the SPAG4 gene encoding sperm-associated antigen 4 protein isoform X3, giving the protein MRRSPRPGSAASPHKRTPNFYSDNSNSSVSVTSGDSSGHRSAGPGPGEPEGRRARGSSCGEPVLSAGVPGGTTCAGSPRQKPAPRSHKGPTACGAATVRGGASEPAGSPVVSEEQFDLLPTLDLRQEMPPPRVSKSFLSLLLRVLSVLLSLVGDVLVIVYREVCSIRFLLTALSLLSLFLAGEGVANPLGPPPWMFWSQTRHIFSCIPQHPEHLQLLTVPFRAPSRLFSPHCPFMPRKPSPLAPPETIPLSPALWWGLLYLVPPLENEPKEMLTLSEYHERVRSQGQQLQQLQAQLDKLHKEVSSVRAANSERVAKLVFQRLNEDFVRKPDYALSSVGASIDLEKTSHDYEDANTAYFWNRFSFWNYARPPTVILEGLQVDDETEVFLGKFTFDVEKSEIQTFHLQNDPPTAFPKVKIQILSNWGHPRFTCLYRVRAHGMRTSEGAGDSATGEPH; this is encoded by the exons ATGCGGCGGAGCCCCCGCCCGGGCTCGGCGGCGTCCCCGCATAAGCGCACGCCCAACTTCTACAGCGACAACAGCAACAGCTCAGTGAGCGTCACCTCGGGGGACAGCAGCGGGCACCGGTCAGCTGGGCCGGGGCCCGGGGAGCCCGAGGGCAGAAGAGCCCGGGGCTCGAGCTGCGGTGAGCCCGTCTTGAGCGCAGGAGTGCCCGGAGGAACCACATGCGCTGGAAGCCCACGGCAGAAGCCTGCGCCTCGGAGCCACAAAGGGCCGACCGCCTGTGGCGCGGCAACCGTGAGGGGCGGGGCCTCGG AACCGGCTGGCTCTCCCGTAGTCTCTGAGGAGCAGTTCGACCTTCTCCCGACCCTGGATCTGAGGCAGGAGATGCCTCCACCGCGCGTGTCCAAGAGCTTCTTGA gcctGCTGCTTCGGGTGCTGAGCGTGTTGTTGTCCCTGGTAGGAGACGTGCTGGTCATTGTGTACAG GGAGGTCTGTTCCATCCGCTTCCTGCTCACGGCCCTGTCACTGCTGAGCCTCTTTCTAGCAGGTGAGGGGGTGGCGAATCCCCTGGGACCCCCGCCCTGGATGTTTTGGAGCCAAACCCGGCACATTTTCTCCTGTATCCCTCAGCACCCTGAGCACCTTCAACTGCTCACGGTCCCCTTCAGAGCCCCCTCAAGGCTTTTCTCTCCTCACTGTCCCTTTATGCCAAGGAAACCCTCTCCCTTGGCTCCCCCTGAGACTATCCCTCTTTCCCCAGCACTCTGGTGGGGTCTGCTGTATCTGGTCCCTCCTTTGGAGAAT GAACCTAAGGAGATGCTGACTCTAAg CGAGTACCACGAGCGCGTGCGCTCCCAGgggcagcagctgcagcagctcCAGGCCCAGCTGGATAAACTACACAAGGAGGTGTCCAGCGTTCGCGCAGCCAACAGCGAG AGAGTGGCCAAGCTCGTATTCCAGAGGTTGAATGAAGACTTTGTGAGGAAACCTGACTATGCGCTGAGCTCTGTGG GGGCCTCCATCGACCTAGAGAAGACATCACACGACTATGAGGATGCGAACACTGCCTACTTCTGGAATCGCTTCAGCTTCTGGAACTACGCTCGGCCGCCAACAGTTATCCTGGAG GGCCTCCAGGTTGATGATGAGACTGAAGTTTTCTTGGGGAAATTCACCTtcgatgtggagaaatcagagaTTCAGACTTTCCACCTACAG AATGACCCCCCAACTGCCTTTCCCAAGGTGAAGATCCAGATTCTAAGCAACTGGGGCCACCCCCGTTTCACATGCTTGTATCGAGTCCGAGCCCATGGCATGCGAACTTcagagggagcaggggacagTGCCACGGGGGAACCCCATTAA
- the SPAG4 gene encoding sperm-associated antigen 4 protein isoform X1 encodes MRRSPRPGSAASPHKRTPNFYSDNSNSSVSVTSGDSSGHRSAGPGPGEPEGRRARGSSCGEPVLSAGVPGGTTCAGSPRQKPAPRSHKGPTACGAATVRGGASEPAGSPVVSEEQFDLLPTLDLRQEMPPPRVSKSFLSLLLRVLSVLLSLVGDVLVIVYREVCSIRFLLTALSLLSLFLAGEGVANPLGPPPWMFWSQTRHIFSCIPQHPEHLQLLTVPFRAPSRLFSPHCPFMPRKPSPLAPPETIPLSPALWWGLLYLVPPLENEPKEMLTLSEYHERVRSQGQQLQQLQAQLDKLHKEVSSVRAANSERVAKLVFQRLNEDFVRKPDYALSSVGASIDLEKTSHDYEDANTAYFWNRFSFWNYARPPTVILEPDVFPGNCWAFEGDQGQVVIRLPGRVQLSDITLQHPPPSVAHTGGANSAPRDFAVYGLQVDDETEVFLGKFTFDVEKSEIQTFHLQNDPPTAFPKVKIQILSNWGHPRFTCLYRVRAHGMRTSEGAGDSATGEPH; translated from the exons ATGCGGCGGAGCCCCCGCCCGGGCTCGGCGGCGTCCCCGCATAAGCGCACGCCCAACTTCTACAGCGACAACAGCAACAGCTCAGTGAGCGTCACCTCGGGGGACAGCAGCGGGCACCGGTCAGCTGGGCCGGGGCCCGGGGAGCCCGAGGGCAGAAGAGCCCGGGGCTCGAGCTGCGGTGAGCCCGTCTTGAGCGCAGGAGTGCCCGGAGGAACCACATGCGCTGGAAGCCCACGGCAGAAGCCTGCGCCTCGGAGCCACAAAGGGCCGACCGCCTGTGGCGCGGCAACCGTGAGGGGCGGGGCCTCGG AACCGGCTGGCTCTCCCGTAGTCTCTGAGGAGCAGTTCGACCTTCTCCCGACCCTGGATCTGAGGCAGGAGATGCCTCCACCGCGCGTGTCCAAGAGCTTCTTGA gcctGCTGCTTCGGGTGCTGAGCGTGTTGTTGTCCCTGGTAGGAGACGTGCTGGTCATTGTGTACAG GGAGGTCTGTTCCATCCGCTTCCTGCTCACGGCCCTGTCACTGCTGAGCCTCTTTCTAGCAGGTGAGGGGGTGGCGAATCCCCTGGGACCCCCGCCCTGGATGTTTTGGAGCCAAACCCGGCACATTTTCTCCTGTATCCCTCAGCACCCTGAGCACCTTCAACTGCTCACGGTCCCCTTCAGAGCCCCCTCAAGGCTTTTCTCTCCTCACTGTCCCTTTATGCCAAGGAAACCCTCTCCCTTGGCTCCCCCTGAGACTATCCCTCTTTCCCCAGCACTCTGGTGGGGTCTGCTGTATCTGGTCCCTCCTTTGGAGAAT GAACCTAAGGAGATGCTGACTCTAAg CGAGTACCACGAGCGCGTGCGCTCCCAGgggcagcagctgcagcagctcCAGGCCCAGCTGGATAAACTACACAAGGAGGTGTCCAGCGTTCGCGCAGCCAACAGCGAG AGAGTGGCCAAGCTCGTATTCCAGAGGTTGAATGAAGACTTTGTGAGGAAACCTGACTATGCGCTGAGCTCTGTGG GGGCCTCCATCGACCTAGAGAAGACATCACACGACTATGAGGATGCGAACACTGCCTACTTCTGGAATCGCTTCAGCTTCTGGAACTACGCTCGGCCGCCAACAGTTATCCTGGAG CCAGATGTGTTCCCTGGGAATTGCTGGGCTTTTGAGGGCGACCAGGGTCAGGTGGTAATCCGGCTACCGGGTCGCGTGCAACTGAGCGACATCACCCTGCAGCACCCACCGCCCAGTGTGGCACACACCGGGGGAGCCAACAGCGCCCCCCGCGACTTCGCAGTCTAT GGCCTCCAGGTTGATGATGAGACTGAAGTTTTCTTGGGGAAATTCACCTtcgatgtggagaaatcagagaTTCAGACTTTCCACCTACAG AATGACCCCCCAACTGCCTTTCCCAAGGTGAAGATCCAGATTCTAAGCAACTGGGGCCACCCCCGTTTCACATGCTTGTATCGAGTCCGAGCCCATGGCATGCGAACTTcagagggagcaggggacagTGCCACGGGGGAACCCCATTAA
- the SPAG4 gene encoding sperm-associated antigen 4 protein isoform X2, producing MRRSPRPGSAASPHKRTPNFYSDNSNSSVSVTSGDSSGHRSAGPGPGEPEGRRARGSSCGEPVLSAGVPGGTTCAGSPRQKPAPRSHKGPTACGAATVRGGASGLLLRVLSVLLSLVGDVLVIVYREVCSIRFLLTALSLLSLFLAGEGVANPLGPPPWMFWSQTRHIFSCIPQHPEHLQLLTVPFRAPSRLFSPHCPFMPRKPSPLAPPETIPLSPALWWGLLYLVPPLENEPKEMLTLSEYHERVRSQGQQLQQLQAQLDKLHKEVSSVRAANSERVAKLVFQRLNEDFVRKPDYALSSVGASIDLEKTSHDYEDANTAYFWNRFSFWNYARPPTVILEPDVFPGNCWAFEGDQGQVVIRLPGRVQLSDITLQHPPPSVAHTGGANSAPRDFAVYGLQVDDETEVFLGKFTFDVEKSEIQTFHLQNDPPTAFPKVKIQILSNWGHPRFTCLYRVRAHGMRTSEGAGDSATGEPH from the exons ATGCGGCGGAGCCCCCGCCCGGGCTCGGCGGCGTCCCCGCATAAGCGCACGCCCAACTTCTACAGCGACAACAGCAACAGCTCAGTGAGCGTCACCTCGGGGGACAGCAGCGGGCACCGGTCAGCTGGGCCGGGGCCCGGGGAGCCCGAGGGCAGAAGAGCCCGGGGCTCGAGCTGCGGTGAGCCCGTCTTGAGCGCAGGAGTGCCCGGAGGAACCACATGCGCTGGAAGCCCACGGCAGAAGCCTGCGCCTCGGAGCCACAAAGGGCCGACCGCCTGTGGCGCGGCAACCGTGAGGGGCGGGGCCTCGG gcctGCTGCTTCGGGTGCTGAGCGTGTTGTTGTCCCTGGTAGGAGACGTGCTGGTCATTGTGTACAG GGAGGTCTGTTCCATCCGCTTCCTGCTCACGGCCCTGTCACTGCTGAGCCTCTTTCTAGCAGGTGAGGGGGTGGCGAATCCCCTGGGACCCCCGCCCTGGATGTTTTGGAGCCAAACCCGGCACATTTTCTCCTGTATCCCTCAGCACCCTGAGCACCTTCAACTGCTCACGGTCCCCTTCAGAGCCCCCTCAAGGCTTTTCTCTCCTCACTGTCCCTTTATGCCAAGGAAACCCTCTCCCTTGGCTCCCCCTGAGACTATCCCTCTTTCCCCAGCACTCTGGTGGGGTCTGCTGTATCTGGTCCCTCCTTTGGAGAAT GAACCTAAGGAGATGCTGACTCTAAg CGAGTACCACGAGCGCGTGCGCTCCCAGgggcagcagctgcagcagctcCAGGCCCAGCTGGATAAACTACACAAGGAGGTGTCCAGCGTTCGCGCAGCCAACAGCGAG AGAGTGGCCAAGCTCGTATTCCAGAGGTTGAATGAAGACTTTGTGAGGAAACCTGACTATGCGCTGAGCTCTGTGG GGGCCTCCATCGACCTAGAGAAGACATCACACGACTATGAGGATGCGAACACTGCCTACTTCTGGAATCGCTTCAGCTTCTGGAACTACGCTCGGCCGCCAACAGTTATCCTGGAG CCAGATGTGTTCCCTGGGAATTGCTGGGCTTTTGAGGGCGACCAGGGTCAGGTGGTAATCCGGCTACCGGGTCGCGTGCAACTGAGCGACATCACCCTGCAGCACCCACCGCCCAGTGTGGCACACACCGGGGGAGCCAACAGCGCCCCCCGCGACTTCGCAGTCTAT GGCCTCCAGGTTGATGATGAGACTGAAGTTTTCTTGGGGAAATTCACCTtcgatgtggagaaatcagagaTTCAGACTTTCCACCTACAG AATGACCCCCCAACTGCCTTTCCCAAGGTGAAGATCCAGATTCTAAGCAACTGGGGCCACCCCCGTTTCACATGCTTGTATCGAGTCCGAGCCCATGGCATGCGAACTTcagagggagcaggggacagTGCCACGGGGGAACCCCATTAA
- the SPAG4 gene encoding sperm-associated antigen 4 protein isoform X4 — protein MRRSPRPGSAASPHKRTPNFYSDNSNSSVSVTSGDSSGHRSAGPGPGEPEGRRARGSSCGEPVLSAGVPGGTTCAGSPRQKPAPRSHKGPTACGAATVRGGASEPAGSPVVSEEQFDLLPTLDLRQEMPPPRVSKSFLSLLLRVLSVLLSLVGDVLVIVYREVCSIRFLLTALSLLSLFLAALWWGLLYLVPPLENEPKEMLTLSEYHERVRSQGQQLQQLQAQLDKLHKEVSSVRAANSERVAKLVFQRLNEDFVRKPDYALSSVGASIDLEKTSHDYEDANTAYFWNRFSFWNYARPPTVILEPDVFPGNCWAFEGDQGQVVIRLPGRVQLSDITLQHPPPSVAHTGGANSAPRDFAVYGLQVDDETEVFLGKFTFDVEKSEIQTFHLQNDPPTAFPKVKIQILSNWGHPRFTCLYRVRAHGMRTSEGAGDSATGEPH, from the exons ATGCGGCGGAGCCCCCGCCCGGGCTCGGCGGCGTCCCCGCATAAGCGCACGCCCAACTTCTACAGCGACAACAGCAACAGCTCAGTGAGCGTCACCTCGGGGGACAGCAGCGGGCACCGGTCAGCTGGGCCGGGGCCCGGGGAGCCCGAGGGCAGAAGAGCCCGGGGCTCGAGCTGCGGTGAGCCCGTCTTGAGCGCAGGAGTGCCCGGAGGAACCACATGCGCTGGAAGCCCACGGCAGAAGCCTGCGCCTCGGAGCCACAAAGGGCCGACCGCCTGTGGCGCGGCAACCGTGAGGGGCGGGGCCTCGG AACCGGCTGGCTCTCCCGTAGTCTCTGAGGAGCAGTTCGACCTTCTCCCGACCCTGGATCTGAGGCAGGAGATGCCTCCACCGCGCGTGTCCAAGAGCTTCTTGA gcctGCTGCTTCGGGTGCTGAGCGTGTTGTTGTCCCTGGTAGGAGACGTGCTGGTCATTGTGTACAG GGAGGTCTGTTCCATCCGCTTCCTGCTCACGGCCCTGTCACTGCTGAGCCTCTTTCTAGCAG CACTCTGGTGGGGTCTGCTGTATCTGGTCCCTCCTTTGGAGAAT GAACCTAAGGAGATGCTGACTCTAAg CGAGTACCACGAGCGCGTGCGCTCCCAGgggcagcagctgcagcagctcCAGGCCCAGCTGGATAAACTACACAAGGAGGTGTCCAGCGTTCGCGCAGCCAACAGCGAG AGAGTGGCCAAGCTCGTATTCCAGAGGTTGAATGAAGACTTTGTGAGGAAACCTGACTATGCGCTGAGCTCTGTGG GGGCCTCCATCGACCTAGAGAAGACATCACACGACTATGAGGATGCGAACACTGCCTACTTCTGGAATCGCTTCAGCTTCTGGAACTACGCTCGGCCGCCAACAGTTATCCTGGAG CCAGATGTGTTCCCTGGGAATTGCTGGGCTTTTGAGGGCGACCAGGGTCAGGTGGTAATCCGGCTACCGGGTCGCGTGCAACTGAGCGACATCACCCTGCAGCACCCACCGCCCAGTGTGGCACACACCGGGGGAGCCAACAGCGCCCCCCGCGACTTCGCAGTCTAT GGCCTCCAGGTTGATGATGAGACTGAAGTTTTCTTGGGGAAATTCACCTtcgatgtggagaaatcagagaTTCAGACTTTCCACCTACAG AATGACCCCCCAACTGCCTTTCCCAAGGTGAAGATCCAGATTCTAAGCAACTGGGGCCACCCCCGTTTCACATGCTTGTATCGAGTCCGAGCCCATGGCATGCGAACTTcagagggagcaggggacagTGCCACGGGGGAACCCCATTAA